CACGTTGCACGAAACACGTTCTACATCGAGCCAGATTATGGTCGATCGCGGGTCATTCGACAAGATGGCGATTCTGAAGAATTGATTCAAGAAGCGATCGACACCTGTCCGGTTGATTGTATTCACTGGGTCAACTATGCCGAGTTGAAGCGGCTAGAAGAAGAGCGCAAGTATCAGGTGATTCCGGTTGCCGGATTTCCGGTTGATCACGCGATGATCGCTGTGAATCATCGCAAGCAGAAGTCGAAGCGCAAGCCAAATTAGATCGAGCAACTGGAAAGCTCCAAGTGGTTTATCACTTGGAGCTTTTATGCTTCAGCTTGGTTAGAGAGTGTTGTTTCCAGCGCTTCAGCAGAGTTCTCAGGGGCTGGTTGAACTGCAAACGGTAAGTGTGCTCCAGTTAGACCCCGCTTAATCCGCTCAGCAGTTTGCTCGAATACAACGAAAAGCGGATAAATTTTCTCTGCGCCATCGTTGAGAAAGTGCTGATATCGCGGTGGCATTACCCATTCGTATTCTCTGCCCAAGGCTAGCTGTGTGCGTCGCCATCGGCCGAGTAGATCTGA
This window of the Cyanobacteria bacterium FACHB-DQ100 genome carries:
- a CDS encoding ferredoxin, whose product is MPDSFQLPQEEHFSSDLAPERSGLEPELGGFLREAEGRSGLEPELGGVFRQRGVYVDEITCIGCKHCAHVARNTFYIEPDYGRSRVIRQDGDSEELIQEAIDTCPVDCIHWVNYAELKRLEEERKYQVIPVAGFPVDHAMIAVNHRKQKSKRKPN